From the genome of Proteus vulgaris, one region includes:
- the mdtH gene encoding multidrug efflux MFS transporter MdtH: MALVTQARTLGKYFLLIDNMLVVLGFFVVFPLISIRFVEQLGWAGVIVGFALGLRQLVQQGLGIFGGAIADRFGAKPMIITGMLLRALGFALMAMADQPWILWLSCILSALGGTLFDPPRTALVIKLTRPYERGRFYSLLLMQDSAGAVIGALIGSWLLLYDFHLVCWVGAGVFVIAALFNAWLLPAYRISTTRTPIKEGLNRVLLDKRFVSYVLTLTGYFVLSVQVMLMFPIIVNDIAGTPTAVKWMYAIEALLSLTLLYPIARWSEKRFKLEQRLMAGLFLMSISMFPVGMIHSLQGIFLIIGLFYLGTITAEPARETLSASLADPRARGSYMGFSRLGLAFGGAIGYTGGGWMYDLGNQFDMPELPWFLLGTVGLITLYALHRQFNRKKIETAMLTP, from the coding sequence ATGGCACTGGTAACACAAGCCCGTACTTTGGGTAAATACTTCCTCCTAATTGACAATATGTTAGTTGTCTTAGGTTTTTTCGTCGTTTTTCCTCTGATTTCTATTCGTTTCGTCGAACAATTGGGTTGGGCTGGTGTTATTGTCGGTTTTGCATTAGGGCTTAGACAATTAGTCCAGCAAGGCCTAGGTATTTTTGGTGGCGCCATCGCAGACCGCTTTGGTGCAAAACCAATGATAATAACTGGAATGTTATTACGTGCTTTAGGTTTTGCTTTAATGGCAATGGCAGACCAACCGTGGATACTTTGGTTATCTTGCATTTTATCTGCATTAGGGGGAACGTTATTTGATCCACCTCGCACAGCCCTAGTTATTAAATTAACCCGTCCTTATGAACGTGGTCGTTTTTATTCTCTATTATTAATGCAAGATAGTGCAGGAGCAGTTATTGGGGCGCTGATTGGTAGCTGGTTATTATTATATGATTTTCATTTAGTATGCTGGGTTGGTGCTGGTGTTTTTGTTATTGCTGCTTTATTTAATGCTTGGTTATTACCTGCTTACCGCATATCTACTACCAGAACACCGATTAAAGAAGGGCTAAATCGTGTATTACTGGATAAACGTTTTGTCAGTTATGTCTTAACGTTAACAGGCTATTTTGTATTGTCTGTTCAAGTCATGTTGATGTTCCCTATTATCGTTAACGATATCGCTGGTACTCCCACAGCAGTAAAATGGATGTATGCCATTGAAGCATTACTCTCTTTAACCTTGCTCTATCCTATTGCGCGCTGGAGTGAAAAACGTTTCAAATTGGAACAGCGTTTAATGGCAGGCTTATTTTTAATGAGCATCAGCATGTTTCCTGTTGGAATGATCCATTCATTACAAGGCATCTTCTTAATTATTGGTTTATTTTATCTCGGCACGATCACTGCAGAGCCTGCGCGCGAAACATTAAGTGCCTCCCTGGCTGATCCTCGCGCTCGTGGCAGTTATATGGGATTTAGTCGCTTAGGCTTGGCCTTTGGTGGCGCAATCGGATATACCGGTGGTGGATGGATGTACGATTTAGGTAACCAATTTGATATGCCTGAATTACCTTGGTTCTTATTAGGTACGGTAGGATTAATAACGCTTTACGCACTACATCGCCAATTTAATCGTAAAAAAATAGAAACAGCCATGCTTACTCCTTAG
- a CDS encoding lipoprotein, giving the protein MKAIFLTTILLLTSFVVGCDQLKQFDVSENLINDYISRKTNLQKHIGEDEVVSADIKLSNLSIQIGRTEPGKINLSGTADLKINSFFGKTSAKVDLTLSGQPSYQADQGAIYIKSMTIDNYKVSPEKMDAVVVALKPYLDATIATYFDNHPVYILNPEKNSAEAAAFKLAKGIEVKPGKFVIQL; this is encoded by the coding sequence ATGAAAGCTATTTTTCTAACAACCATATTATTACTAACAAGCTTTGTGGTGGGTTGTGATCAGCTCAAGCAATTTGATGTAAGTGAAAATTTGATTAATGACTATATTAGCCGGAAAACAAATCTTCAAAAACATATTGGTGAAGATGAAGTTGTATCCGCTGATATCAAGTTAAGTAATCTTTCAATCCAAATTGGTCGTACAGAGCCGGGTAAAATTAACCTTTCAGGTACTGCCGATCTAAAAATTAATTCATTTTTTGGTAAAACAAGTGCCAAAGTTGATCTTACATTATCAGGTCAACCTTCTTATCAAGCCGATCAAGGTGCGATATACATAAAGTCCATGACTATTGATAACTATAAAGTATCGCCAGAAAAAATGGATGCTGTCGTTGTCGCATTAAAGCCTTATTTAGATGCCACCATTGCAACGTATTTTGATAATCACCCTGTTTATATCCTCAATCCTGAGAAAAATAGCGCTGAAGCCGCGGCATTTAAACTGGCAAAAGGCATTGAAGTTAAACCGGGTAAATTCGTGATCCAACTCTAA
- a CDS encoding TorD/DmsD family molecular chaperone gives MNEFSIVCRLLGTLFQRDPNDPILAPIIKMVGEGKLSQLWPLEQDELFNTLKNSVKDLAIVEADYQSLFGGNAPAVSIYAHDYEEIKEDDVRQFLIARGMPVTDSSTDSFGALLLAASWLEDNSAEDEVLAQIQLFDEYLLPWAGAFLGKVEAHATSGFYRTLAAIARGALSALREELSDDEKSEDTEAE, from the coding sequence ATGAATGAATTCTCAATAGTTTGCCGACTTTTAGGCACATTATTTCAACGTGACCCAAATGATCCTATTTTAGCGCCAATTATTAAAATGGTTGGTGAAGGAAAATTGAGCCAGTTATGGCCATTGGAGCAAGATGAGTTATTTAATACATTAAAAAATAGTGTCAAAGATTTGGCTATTGTTGAAGCTGATTACCAATCTCTTTTTGGTGGAAATGCGCCTGCTGTATCCATTTATGCTCATGATTATGAAGAGATCAAAGAAGACGATGTTCGTCAATTCTTAATTGCAAGAGGTATGCCAGTTACTGATAGTTCAACAGACAGTTTTGGCGCTTTATTACTTGCTGCTTCATGGCTGGAAGATAATTCAGCAGAAGATGAAGTATTAGCTCAAATACAGTTATTTGATGAATACTTATTACCTTGGGCTGGGGCATTTCTTGGTAAAGTGGAAGCTCACGCAACAAGTGGTTTTTATCGTACATTAGCCGCAATTGCGCGTGGTGCGTTATCGGCATTACGTGAAGAGCTTTCTGATGATGAAAAGAGTGAAGATACTGAAGCAGAGTAA